Part of the Toxotes jaculatrix isolate fToxJac2 chromosome 8, fToxJac2.pri, whole genome shotgun sequence genome is shown below.
CTATATCCAATCAGTTCTGCTCAAAAACAGCCTCTGTGGTTGTTTCGCCTGCACTATTGATCTTGATATGGACAGATCAAGCCCAAGCCAAGCTGCAGTGAATAAATGGAGTGCTGTGTTGACTGTGTCGGTTTCCGATTAATTGCACGGCTGCAGTGTTATGTCTGCTCAGGACGCGTCAACACGAGGTCAGCCCAGCTGAGGCCTCTTTCGTCTCAAGTCATATGACAATGGGGTGATTTCCCTTCAGACCTCTAGCTGACTGTCCTCtggtgtctctttttttccccctcactgcATCAGAATCTGGAAGAGGGTGGGGATAGCCTGTCtgagtcagccaatcacatgctGCCCCCTCCAACCACCAGTCTGGGAAACCTCTCCTCACTGGACATCACCAACGATGAGGAACTGCCCACAGACCCCAGCAACTCCTCTGACACTCAAGAAGAGAGTGAGTGCTGTTTGAGTGTCTGTGCATATCATCACAAGAACCAGATGTCTTTAATGCTGTTGCACTATTTCTAAACACATTCACTATACTTTTCTTAATTTGCTATGTTCATTTAAGGTTGTTACCTTTAATCTGACTGTAAAACTAACTTTGTCTTTATGACAATGGTAGAAAACACATTACTATAGTGAGTTCTGTCCTCAGTTTATATCTGTGAGGGCTCTATCAGTCAGCACGGTGTACTCAAAATCCATACCGAGGGACAAATTCATAGTGGGATACTTTCTGTACCATTTATACCATCCACACTCACTCCTGTGGGCTGAGCTGTGTGAAAGATGAGTTTCTTTTTGCTTCATTGCTtccacctcttcttctttccacaTCAACAGTAATTGCAGGGAAAGTTGTTCAAACATTAACAGGGTGTGATTTACTGGTTGAATCTGTCCTCAGCTAAATCAAAGAATTCCTTTGGAAGTTTATGTCCACCAAAGCCAAAGATACTGTCCATGTCATTAAACTCCAGTTATATACATGCTGTTCGTGGCAAAGTCAGATGAGTAACCTAAAAATGACCTCCAAGCAGACAAGATCATGATATGACTGCCTGGAAGTTTAATATTAGGTGCAAAGAGCATATTTCTGAAGATTTTAATGTGTAAACCAGAAACTGCTCAGTATGCTTTCACCCATTCAGGAATAAGCAAAGACATACAGAAGCAATCTGTGTAAGTTTGATTATTATAATGTCAAATTTACCTCTAAAACATGTTTAACCTATTAAAAATAGTGTGTGGATTAAAGTAACCAGAAAAAGAAACCTAAAAAAGTTGATCTTTATTGTGTTCTTGACATAAAGGTGAAGTGGAGTCGTTCTGTGCTGACCTGAGCGGGCGGCTGCACATCAACACTGCGGTCCGCATGAGTGTCGACAAGCTGCACGACCTGCTCTTCTCTGCTGACACACACTTCATCCAGCACCTCTTCTCTCAGCGACACTTTACTGGTCagttaaacacacataaacacacatatatgatGGTTAAGACTTTGCATCTGCTTGTTCATGATATTTTTCTGCGGGTCACAGCactgtcattcatttttaatgatggGATTTTAAggtactttttgtttttattgggtAATTGATTCCATGTCTGAGAGATCTCTGAGTTCTTTCTCATGCTGTGGAACAGTTTTTAGCTTTGATGATTATGAGATGTTCCTACATTTTCCAGAATGCAACTTGCATTAACTTGTTGCACAGCGTAAAGCGCAAGAGAGCAAGTTTTTCCTGTTGAGACAGTGACAGTTGAGGCccagtgtttgttgttgctctgCGGTTTCCTGAACCATTGAGGCTGCCGTCAGTGGAAAagtcattctttctttctttgtctctctcactaaaagctgatgtttgctgttgatgtgacatttttcttccATTAACCTcagatgcagaaacacacaattCCAAGTCCCTACTTGTAATGTTTTAAACTTGAATCACTGGTGACGTTTTTCTCTTTGAAAGTTCTGTTGCGTGATGTTTTACTTCCCACCCCTCAGAAGCATGTTGTGGCCTACTGTATTGTGCCACTAATGAGGGTGACACGCTAGCTCTTTATGCTGTGTTAACCACTATTTATCACTGGCTCTTTGCATGCTTTGCTTTGTCACTGCACGGCGCTTTTTGTAACTGTTATATTGATATTTTAAGCCATCTATGCATGAGTGCAGTGcacattttagacatttttcTACAGTTTAAACGAGGCCCGGGATAAAACTGAACTTGATTTGTCCAGTGTCTACCCCAGTCAGAGGCCCAGCCCGCTGGGGAACATTGTGTAGCTCTAATTGGggcatttcttctttttctcttttttcttttttttcctaatggAGTGTggtttcactctctcctctctttttctctctccactcctTCAGCCTCTCTGGATCTTGTGGTCTCTCTCGTTTTCATTCATAAATTCTTATCCTTTTGTGTCCTTTtgctttctcattttcacaaaaatctcttcttctctcccaaTTCACTCGTTCActtgttctctgtctcttttctctttctctctcagaccTGTCGGTGGGTGAATGGCAGCAGGACAGCAGCAGTGGGAATACCAGCCGTGTGCTTAGCTACACCATAGCCCTCAACAACCCCCTCGGCCCAAAGACTGCCCCTGTGGTGGAAACGCAGGTCAGTCCTCGACAAACACTGTCCTTTTCTAGTTTCGTTATTCATCCCTTTGGCACAGAGGCTCTGTTAAAGGCAAATGactggacagaaacactgtgctTATTCAGCCTGAACCGGAGGGGAACCTTCTGTACAGTTTTACTTTGTAGTGacctggggttttttttgctttttattggTTCCTGCTTTGGGACCAGTTAGAATTCCGGAGAAGGCTTCAGTGCTGaaagtgagaacaaaaacaattgTACACATCATTGTACACATCATGAAAGCAAATGAAGAAATAACATACCTACAGTTGTGAAATAATGTTACTGTCTACTCAAATCAAATCATTGCTGCCATAAAATTAGACCTTGGCTATAACTTCAAGCCCTTCAGTTACAACATGGTAAcgttttatttatattacaatATTTATCACCGTTAGGCATCATTTTTCCCTCTATGCATTTTGAATTGTCTTTCATTTTAGAATCAGTCAGTCCAGTTTTTTTCTAGCACCTAAGTTAATTTTCTTGCTTTATTTATACAGAGCAAAAATCAATTGCTTAACTGCTGTGACAGGGTAATTTAATgttgtatatacagtatttttttttgacagctcAACAATCTCGGGTGATATTATTTGTCGTActgatttcttcttttctgaagCACTAAACTACTTACACTGAATAAagtacagaaaacagaaatgaatagGTTTTCATGCGATTAACAATCCACCTCCACTTTTCTTCTTGCTTCCAGACGTTGCACAAGAGCAGCACCCGGGGCGAGTGCTACGTGGTGGACTCGGAGGTTATCACCTCCGGCATCCCCTACCAGGACTACTTCTACACTGTCCACAGATACTGCCTCACCTCCATCAACAAGCACAAGAGCCGGCTGAGGTAGGTTTGATGTGGTCTTACTGGGGTAATCCACGTGGGTGGGATTTTCTTTTAACTGCACTCTCACCCATGGACTGAGAAAACCACAGTCAAAATAGAAGAGCCATAAGTACCATCCGTACATGATACATGCATACAGAACTCTGAACAGATGAGAGAAAATGGTGCCATGTTTCATCACCTCTTTACGTTTGGTCCTTGTTCACCCGTGTGCTGTTGCAGttgcagcaaaaataaatgatgcAAACTATAACTTACCTTGGGGACCAGAAACTCTCACTGGTATATGAAATAATCCCATCAGACCTTTTTCTCCCTTGTTTCATCTGGACTCCCATGCTGTTTTCCCCACCTAACAAAGTCAGTACAAACACTAAACAGTTACTGGTaatgtttctttcatttataAATGATTTTTCTGACTTATGCGTTTTGCATTAATGTTCAGAaatcacagagggaaaaaaagaagaaggagacagTCCCTCCTATAAGTACTCCTTCTGATTGCTTTCTGTTCACATCGTGTTATCGTGAATTCAGGAATGTTCTCTGGAGAGACAAAACCACTGCTTCTACTGTTGATTGACATTTATGACTTTTCTCTAGCACTTTTAACAGAGCATTGCGTCTTTCCCAAGAAAGCATCATCTTTGATTGGGTCAAAGATGTTTGCTAGTTGCAGGCAGATAAACAAAAGGCTTAGGGTTAAAAAACTCCAGTAGTACTCGACACAAGCCCATCATATCCCAAATTTTGGTGTACTGTGATTGGTATGTTGTGCACGTTTTCTGATTGGTTTGTAGGGACCACAGATATTTTAGCCCATTAGTTTACTCATTAAGTTCTTGGAACTCCATGGATTGATTAGTTTCTAAGGAAATTTGTTTGTAAGGAAATTTGCAGGGATTACAGGAACCTGTGTTAGCTGTCTTCCCTGCTTGTTTTCAAGCGCTGATTGAAAATAATGggaaatgtgtgattttattaACTGAGAACAGTGCTGATTAAGGTTTGAGCAGTGTACAGCAGGTATAATTGtcctttaaaaacaacatgacagtttttctttggaacaaattgaaaaaaaaaagaaatctgatcCTTGGATTAGATTTTCCATGTATATTTTAAAcagagtgtgtttgcttttcctctGCACAGAGTTTCCTCTGACATCTGCTACCGGAAACAGCCGTGGAGCCTGGTGAAAGCACTGATCGAAAAGAACACCTGGAGCGGCATTGAGGAGTATTACAGACACATGGGTGAGTCACATGGTTCGCCTTTTCCAGCTTATCTCTGTATACATACAGCCTGTGGAAACCAAAGTCACCTCTTGAGGCATACTTCCTTTTTGTAAACAACCGAACAAAAGTAAAGTGAAACTGTGTAAGCAGATATGAAAGCCAGTTTCATGATGCTATGTAAATGCAGCCCATTTGCCAGTATCATTTGCTTGAACaacttctgttttgtcttttcaacaTAAACGGATTATAAGAGGCAGTTCATGTAACTCATGGTTTATGCACATTTTGATTTGACAGTTAGAATCGAGAACCTCAGAGCGAGGAGACGTTACACTCGGACGGAGCCGAGGCTTTGTGGAAGCCGATTGTGGCACAATATGCAATTTACCCAAGTGAAATGTGGAAACTTGAAGTCTCCAGTCCTCACTGGGAACTGACACCAGAGACATCCTGTGTGTAGCAATTAAacctttgaaatgaaaaatattgaCATGCTCGTagattctgtatttttaatgagGTAGAGGGAGTAATTTTCAACGAGGttattgaatgtttttgtgtcttcatgtcttttttgcaaaaaatatatttatttaataaaacaagCCCTGCAAATAAGACCTACACTCACATAAGATTTAAATTAACAAATATATTacttaaataaagaaataatgtcTAAGTAAGTAAGTAGAGTAAACGATATCAAGGACATGCTGTGACCTTTtggtgggaggggggtgggtTATGTGTATTTTAATCCCTCCATATATTTACTTTGCCTCATGCAGAGAGTGAGGTGTGCAAGCTGGAGACGCTACTGCAGTCTGAGGTTTCTGTAGTGACCACAGGCGAGGCGGTGGGCGCCGATGCTGCCAAGACCCCACCGACTCTGCGTCGCCGCAAACGCACGTGCTCTCGACGgcagagcgagagggagagagagagggacggaGGAGGCGTGGGCACCGGAGAACGAGGGGACAGGGGAGccggagaggaaagagaaaggagagaagccAGTAAGTCAGCAAGGACAGAGTCGTTGAAGTGCTTTGGGTTAGTGCTGGAATTTAAGTCATGTAACCAAGCAAAAAAACCTGAATCCATCATCTGTGCAATACTGCCCTGTAGTGGTTCTGTTTGGAGTTAcattacagaaacacaaacattaatctTTGATCCATGAACTTAAAGGTGTCCTGTGGAGTTATCAGGAACTAAAACAGGCTCTCTGCAGGTCTGGGAAagtttttaaacatattaattTAGGGTTTTAAAAATCTATAAGGGGGCAATATGTCTGTTTTAGTTTagtccagtctgccctcagtccaacaGGAGAGGATGAAACAGTAACTGCGAGTAGCCTATGAACCTGTGTTGCAGACATTCCTCCACACCACTATATCTTACCTGTCTCTCGGACAAGGCAGACTGGGTGTTGAAATCATTGTCATCAGTCTCACAAAACCCGAAGAAAACAACATATCAGTTACATAATCAGATTGTAAGGTAAACCTCACACACAACGTGTGGAGTCCACACATAACAGAAACTGCTTCATAGCACTACAAGATGTCAGAAACCTCACAGGAAGCCTTTAATAGGATGTCAGGACATTTTGACTGCAAAGATGTAGTTAGTGCTCTTACAAATATTATTCCCAAAACACACCCtgatcatttttctttattttattttatttttcttcatttgtttttttaggtgCTCAGTATATGAAGCTGGGAGAGCGTTCGCGTGGTGGAGGACATAACAGTATATCCACCATCCTCCTCATCGTCAGCTTCATGTAAGTTCAAGTGTGTGTACTTTGCGTTTGTGGCCCCGAGTCCATGAATAACGCCAGACTTTGTCAATCCCTGTTCTCAGCTTCCCTTCTGGCAATTTTAACTCAAGATAGTCTTCGGCATGTTTGATGTTTTACTGCTCACTGATCATATGAATCTTATGTCTTATTCACTAGTCATTTCGGACACAATGAGCTGCTCAGAACAGAGATGAGCGCTTCTAAATAGGGATTCTGTTATATAAGAAAGGGATTCTCTGAGTGCACAGTTACAGAGTGGAAATCAGTACAGTCTACACATAAAAGCATGTGCGTGTCCTTGCATGTGGTCCTTCTCCTTAGTAGTACAGTACATCCTTTCCTGTATTGTGTAGTATAGAAGGAAAGGAGTGCTAACCTGATCAAATCCCTGCTTTGATTGTTTTTTGAATATACTGGCTTTCAGCTGTCTTTGTTCCATCCACGTCTGAATGCTCCCTCATCCAGACATGTTGGATATCGATCTTCTGCCTACTAACAGCCTCACAATGCCTTTCttgctgtttctcttcttttcccctcctttctGCAATACTTCTTGTGCATAGGATCTGTATCAGGTTCGTATAAGAGGCTTTGATTTTACACCAGTGGCTGCATAAATATGAACCATGAAAAGAATAATTTTCTCACAGGAAAAATCCACCTTTTAAATCTGCTGCACTCACATTCAGATTGAATCCACATACCTTGACTAAATTTAATATGCGGGTCCAACATGAAGGTAGAGCACTGTAACAGAGCAAGGCATTTTCCAGTCAACAGTTATGGctgcattgcattctggtctATGGTAGCTACTGCCAGTGGAGAAACCGGTATTTGTGTCAGAAATGTGCGATTGTTGACTGATGGTACAGACTGATAAGTCTAGGAAAAAGTCTGCTATTAAACTGAAGCTAACAGGTCATAACATCTACATTTGGGCAAAAATTAAGCCCAAGAATCCAACATGCATATCAGCACTAGCTGTTTGTAACACTAATATTTGTGTCGGGATGGATTTTTCTTGTAACAAAATTACAGTGTGTTGATAAATTAGAGTTGGGTTGGAAGTAAATGGACTTTGATGGCATTTACAAATCCTGAAATATTTATGTTTGCTCATTTTGTTCCATTAGTTTTGGCATTTTGCTGTTTATTATCTTACTGAtgcagtattttcattttcataccaGCTAGTAAATCAGAAaactctcttctgtctctgtccccgTCAgtctggtggtgctggtggctCTCAACATGCTGCTGTTCTACAAGCTGTATGCTCTGGAAAGAGCAGCCCATACACTGGAGACATGGCACTCCTACTCTGTCGCTGACAGGTAAACACACCGCTCTGTTTTCCACACAAATGTACTAGGCTCTCTGTTACCTCCATTCTTCACCCAGCGGGATTGTGGTGTTAATTGGTGTTTGGTCTCGTGGGATCTAAGGTCTGTAATGTTCCTCAGAGTTTTGAGTTACTGTAGAGCAACAAAATAATCCCTTGACCTTTTCAAGGTTAAGTAGATGAAATTCAAAGCGCCAAACTGATGAACCAAAAGTTTTAATGACTCCGCACTTGTCTTGTTCTCTCTCCAtacctcttcttctcctctttcctcctccttctctttctcttctcttgtttttgctcTCCTCAGTCCTTTGCCCCAGACGGCTGGAGAGTGGGCTCAGGTCTTGCAGCTCCAGAGGCAGTTTCATCAGGCTCAGCTCAGCAAGTGGCAACAGATCCTGCAATCCTCTGTCACACTTCTCGACCaggtatgtgtgtttgctttagtCCGAGAAGTGAAAATCTTGCACTGCGCATCTGCAGTGGGACCAGGCACCAAGAAGACGCATGCACAAGCTGCTTAGGCTCATAACGTGCTGGATGTTGTCACTGCATTATGTAATCGAGTAAATCTGACGCAACCTCTGTCTcacaccccctccccccccacccacccctcacCACCCCAACTATGTTTAACTCCCAGATGAAACAGTCTTTAGAAAAACTCCACCGGGGAATTGTGGTTCCAGAGGTGCAGCAGGAGCCCCCCACCGACACCATCACAGAGTCCCAGTCTGAGGCCTGAGCCCTACCTCTCCTGGTTAACAGCATTTTGACTATCCCCCACCTCTAAATACACCCTGTtcaccccctttttttccctctccctcattTCCAAATCGAAAACCGGGTGTGGGACACACGGAGGgaactacattacccacaacTCTCTTCACCTGACTGACTTGAAATGGCATCATTTGCCATCAGCCTCAACCAGTATCAACTTCAGTGAACTGGGACTGGAAGCTATCAGGACCACAGCAATAATTTACCTACAGCTGCAAGTCATCTGTATGGAGCGTATGGGAACAGGCCACTGGTGGGCCGACTCACACCATCCGCTCCTCAtggagacattttaaaatggccAAGCTTGTTTCAGAATAACTTTAATTCAGACCTCCTACCCAGTTTTACGACTATCACAGACTCAAGTTCCTCTTCTGACCTACAACATTTCATAGATTCAGTGGAAAGGGAATCGGTGATTCTGCAAAGTGGGAGCTCTTCCTCCCAGTCCTGGGAACAATTTGATACCTTTGCCTCTAGTGAATGCCTGCTGAAACAAAAGGGGAACGCCACCTGCCGCGTGGATGTGAGGAACAAACTCgtagaaagagagaagagagcgcTGACAGGAGCAGGGCGCCTCTCTCGCTATTTCGGTCAGAGATGCTTTCTTCCGTGTCCGAGCTGTGCCCCTTAAAAAGGTCATCGGTCCTCTGCGAAAGGGGGGTGACAAACATTTCAACACCACGCGAGGTTACGCCCCGATTTTTTTTGGATGTAGATTATACATCTGAAGATGAATCCGAAACACACTCCCACTCCTCCCGGTCCTGTCTgggttttatcttttttgtcaAAATCAGTGTGTTGGGTTGTTTGTTAGGACATGAAGCTGTTTCTCGGACCGTTGCAGTATTTATTATTACCAATGACTTTTGATCTGAAGTCCTGTCCTGCTCTTAAGAAGTCATGTGGTGGGTATCTTGTGCTCTGATTTGCTGTTGCGGTGCGGACCAAGAGGAGCTACACGAGAATGATTACTGGTCACAGCAATAAAGACAATAGTGATTCTAGTACTTTTTGAATGTTTCAAACAAAGTagtatataattattataataataatgatgatgagttgtgtgtgaatgtgtgtagaagcagtgaaaaaaaaaaacccgatTTTGACTTGAcagatgtgtgcgtgtgctcaTGAGGAGTCCTCAGTTTTCATATTAAcagttctttgtgtgtgtgtgtgtgtgtatacttatacacacacatttatttctttttttctgtttttttttttttttagatgtctCTTTCAGGtttgctctctcactctttgtATCACAGGGCCACACCTCAGCATTTCAGGATTTTCCGTAGACTTGATAAggtaaaaagttaaaatatcaGAACAGCCAGCTACTCATTTGTCCAACTGGGTCAGACGTCTCACAACAAAAGGACCAACCAGAATTTTGTAGGCCCAGGTGAAGAAAAAGGGAATccgttttacagttttttgttgtttttttgtgtgtgtgtgtgcgtctgtaaGATTAATTTGACTCACTTGTCTCCTCTTTTTATCAaattcctttttcattttctatctttattattttgccatctttatttgttgtttgttttcagcctgtCTTCTCCATCGACTTGATTTTTGGCCTCTGATGACGTGAAGACATCTCGCTCATCTGcgctccctctttttcttctcatcaCTCAACCCCGCCTTTtacccactctctctctctctctctctgtgtttcactgaaaataGCTACTACAGAAGCATGTGGGCTCTGCTGTGCATGGCCATCTGCGGATAACAAAAGGATGTAATAtttatttggggggggggggggggggggtctggggggggggaggga
Proteins encoded:
- the gramd1a gene encoding protein Aster-A isoform X2, which encodes MLMCSCEKVDFNIASRTVARLVFEAEQDNRNGGNSSNGSTASNSPRSTPGSSPSLRRRVLGGGRASETEGGGEKSTGGGGGGSDSPLPSIPSASSLTSAYPLASRHFTRNAKKMQSWYNVLSPTYKQRNEDFRKLFKKLPDTERLIVDYSCALQKDILLQGRLYLSENWLCFYSNIFRWETTITILLKDVTSMTKEKTAKLIPNAIQISTDNEKHFFTSFGARDRSFMMIFRLWQNALLDKSLSPKELWHIVHQCYGTELGLTSEDDDYVSPTAEHMNGLLPGDESVSVTDLLDLSSVSVPSTGSSPPPLVPCGPASSSSTTNLGGSSPPSSASCLPIEVPSSSGRRLSSDPLEPSPPSSHSSLPSITPTNASASAPASAAASFNLEEGGDSLSESANHMLPPPTTSLGNLSSLDITNDEELPTDPSNSSDTQEESEVESFCADLSGRLHINTAVRMSVDKLHDLLFSADTHFIQHLFSQRHFTDLSVGEWQQDSSSGNTSRVLSYTIALNNPLGPKTAPVVETQTLHKSSTRGECYVVDSEVITSGIPYQDYFYTVHRYCLTSINKHKSRLRVSSDICYRKQPWSLVKALIEKNTWSGIEEYYRHMESEVCKLETLLQSEVSVVTTGEAVGADAAKTPPTLRRRKRTCSRRQSERERERDGGGVGTGERGDRGAGEERERREASAQYMKLGERSRGGGHNSISTILLIVSFILVVLVALNMLLFYKLYALERAAHTLETWHSYSVADSPLPQTAGEWAQVLQLQRQFHQAQLSKWQQILQSSVTLLDQMKQSLEKLHRGIVVPEVQQEPPTDTITESQSEA